From the Syngnathoides biaculeatus isolate LvHL_M chromosome 10, ASM1980259v1, whole genome shotgun sequence genome, one window contains:
- the aggf1 gene encoding angiogenic factor with G patch and FHA domains 1 isoform X1 encodes MDDRVGEIGSGCEVAELRLQVVSLKEELKECKVELAKLQKQLSHSERLQRSTESYNEDLRKQVNQLSAEIHEWKKKTKEKVQAETQTEEYVWSETDYYNYYYGDYYQNTEAVDSHESVGATQAMDVASGGDSAEAAKEEEANTTAGTVADLSAQPADVSAQPDSSVVATAEGDAASIADMLRATAEEAMTQTSFVFDETTGMYYDHTTGFYYDSVSQLYYDGNTGIYYYYDAESGRYQFHSKIEVSAMQTGDQDDCTTQKKGRWYRRGVKKSSHFDKEFTFDEVKSEEDEHQSKRTSESRKTRRRSRSSESRGKDSKRRGERDKSSSKKKKHKSGSSHDEKRRSKKKKKRSKSASRKKQRSSPTRSNDLEGNSEAEEGELTESEKEQWESPPSVSHSPSSPCNHTPESEMETQCRAELWPPCVRVTVVRSPVLQVGTLFIITADSAATIGREKDMDHAIRIPEMGVSKFHAEVYFDQQQQSYMLVDQGSQNGTVINGNRILQPKTKCEPHPLTHGDEVKMGDTVLSFHIHAGTDTCDGCEPGQVMAHLSKHKREDTPGPTATKEDKEAQRQKELKSMKAKYGLQSNEFEEGKALRNPKYKDRAESRRQTVGSEGLFQQDDAPASVHVEISEVNKGRKMLEKMGWKKGEGLGKEGTGMKDPIQLKIRKAQSGLGASGTMSLDDASLTRSKSQKNWEKARERFADSCQGDTPSSKTQCASPKAWIKAEPEAADPHPGVDPETQS; translated from the exons ATGGATGACAGAGTCGGAGAGATAGGCAGCGGGTGTGAAGTAGCGGAGCTCCGTCTTCAGGTGGTGTCGTTGAAAGAAGAGCTCAAAGAGTGCAAAGTTGAGCTGGCCAAGTTGCAGAAGCAACTGAGCCATTCCGAAAGACTGCAGAGGAGCACAGAGAGCTACAACGAGGACTTGAGGAAGCAG GTGAATCAGCTGAGCGCAGAGATTCatgagtggaagaaaaaaactaaagagAAAGTTCAGGCTGAAACTCAAACCGAAGAATATGTTTGGAGTGAAACAG ATTATTACAACTACTACTATGGTGACTACTATCAGAACACCGAGGCTGTGGACTCCCATGAAAGTGTGGGGGCCACTCAAGCGATGGATGTGGCCAGTGGAGGTGACTCAGCAGAGGCTGcaaaagaggaggaggcaaacacaACAGCAGGCACAGTTGCAGATCTGTCTGCTCAACCTGCAGACGTGTCTGCTCAACCTGACAGCAGTGTGGTAGCCACagcagag GGTGATGCAGCGTCCATTGCTGACATGTTGAGAGCCACGGCTGAAGAGGCCATGACACAGACAAGCTTTGTCTTTGACGAGACAACTGGCATGTACTATGACCACACCACTGGTTTCTATTACGACTCg GTCAGCCAGCTGTACTATGATGGCAACACAGGCATTTACTACTACTATGACGCAGAAAGTGGACGCTATCAGTTTCATTCCAAAATTGAGGTTTCTGCTATGCAGACCGGAGACCAAGATGATTGTACAACTCAAAAGAAAGGCAGATGGTACAGGAGAGGTGTGAAGAAATCTTCACACTTTGATAAG GAGTTCACATTTGATGAGGTCAAGTCAGAGGAAGACGAACACCAGTCAAAGCGCACGTCAGAATCCCGAAAAACAAGACGCCGATCGCGCAGCTCTGAGTCACGAGGAAAAGACTCCAAAAGGCGTGGGGAGAGGGACAAGTCttcttccaagaaaaaaaagcataaaagtgGTTCAAGCCACGATGAGAAGAGACggtcaaagaagaaaaagaagagatcCAAGTCGGCATCGCGCAAGAAGCAGCGGAGCTCGCCTACTCGCAGCAATGACTTGGAGGGTAACAGTGAGGCTGAGGAGGGGGAGCTCACAGAGTCTGAAAAGGAGCAGTGGGAGTCTCCCCCCTCTGTGTCACATTCGCCAAGTTCGCCGTGCAACCACACCCCAGAGTCTGAGATGGAGACTCAGTGTCGGGCAG AGCTATGGCCACCCTGTGTGAGAGTCACCGTAGTCCGCTCTCCAGTGCTGCAGGTTGGCACGTTGTTTATCATCACAGCTGATTCTGCGGCCACCATTGGAAG AGAGAAAGACATGGACCATGCAATTCGCATACCAGAAATGGGAGTTAGCAAG TTCCATGCCGAGGTGTACtttgaccagcagcagcagagtTACATGCTTGTGGATCAGGGGAGTCAGAACGGAACGGTTATCAACGGCAATAGAATCTTGCAG CCCAAAACCAAGTGTGAGCCCCACCCACTAACGCATGGCGACGAGGTAAAGATGGGGGACACGGTGCTGTCTTTCCATATCCATGCAGGGACCGACACGTGTGATGGCTGTGAGCCCGGCCAGGTGATGGCTCACCTCAGCAAGCACAAGAGAGAGGATACGCCAG GGCCAACTGCAACCAAAGAGGATAAAGAAGCGCAAAGACAGAAGGAGCTCAAGTCAATGAAAGCCAAATATGGCCTCCAG AGTAATGAGTTTGAAGAAGGCAAAGCCCTGAGAAACCCTAAGTACAAGGACCGAGCTGAATCTCGACGGCAGACTGTGGGCAGTGAGGGTCTTTTCCAGCAAGATGATGCCCCTGCTTCTGTTCATGT GGAGATCAGCGAAGTCAATAAAGGAAGGAAGATGCTGGAAAAGATGGGCTGGAAGAAAGGAGAAGGATTGGGTAAAGAGGGAACTGGGATGAAGGATCCG ATTCAACTTAAAATCCGGAAGGCCCAGTCAGGTCTGGGAGCGTCTGGCACCATGTCTCTAGACGACGCCTCGCTGACCAGGTCAAAATCCCAAAAGAACTGGGAGAAAGCTCGTGAGAGATTTGCCGACTCGTGCCAAGGGGACACGCCATCGTCCAAAACGCAGTGTGCGTCCCCCAAAGCCTGGATCAAAGCGGAGCCCGAGGCAGCGGACCCTCATCCTGGGGTTGATCCAGAGACCCAAAGTTAA
- the aggf1 gene encoding angiogenic factor with G patch and FHA domains 1 isoform X2 → MDDRVGEIGSGCEVAELRLQVVSLKEELKECKVELAKLQKQLSHSERLQRSTESYNEDLRKQVNQLSAEIHEWKKKTKEKVQAETQTEEYVWSETDYYNYYYGDYYQNTEAVDSHESVGATQAMDVASGGDSAEAAKEEEANTTAGTVADLSAQPADVSAQPDSSVVATAEGDAASIADMLRATAEEAMTQTSFVFDETTGMYYDHTTGFYYDSVSQLYYDGNTGIYYYYDAESGRYQFHSKIEVSAMQTGDQDDCTTQKKGRWYRRGVKKSSHFDKVQELTNSFANMKIFSRWNTACNRELWPPCVRVTVVRSPVLQVGTLFIITADSAATIGREKDMDHAIRIPEMGVSKFHAEVYFDQQQQSYMLVDQGSQNGTVINGNRILQPKTKCEPHPLTHGDEVKMGDTVLSFHIHAGTDTCDGCEPGQVMAHLSKHKREDTPGPTATKEDKEAQRQKELKSMKAKYGLQSNEFEEGKALRNPKYKDRAESRRQTVGSEGLFQQDDAPASVHVEISEVNKGRKMLEKMGWKKGEGLGKEGTGMKDPIQLKIRKAQSGLGASGTMSLDDASLTRSKSQKNWEKARERFADSCQGDTPSSKTQCASPKAWIKAEPEAADPHPGVDPETQS, encoded by the exons ATGGATGACAGAGTCGGAGAGATAGGCAGCGGGTGTGAAGTAGCGGAGCTCCGTCTTCAGGTGGTGTCGTTGAAAGAAGAGCTCAAAGAGTGCAAAGTTGAGCTGGCCAAGTTGCAGAAGCAACTGAGCCATTCCGAAAGACTGCAGAGGAGCACAGAGAGCTACAACGAGGACTTGAGGAAGCAG GTGAATCAGCTGAGCGCAGAGATTCatgagtggaagaaaaaaactaaagagAAAGTTCAGGCTGAAACTCAAACCGAAGAATATGTTTGGAGTGAAACAG ATTATTACAACTACTACTATGGTGACTACTATCAGAACACCGAGGCTGTGGACTCCCATGAAAGTGTGGGGGCCACTCAAGCGATGGATGTGGCCAGTGGAGGTGACTCAGCAGAGGCTGcaaaagaggaggaggcaaacacaACAGCAGGCACAGTTGCAGATCTGTCTGCTCAACCTGCAGACGTGTCTGCTCAACCTGACAGCAGTGTGGTAGCCACagcagag GGTGATGCAGCGTCCATTGCTGACATGTTGAGAGCCACGGCTGAAGAGGCCATGACACAGACAAGCTTTGTCTTTGACGAGACAACTGGCATGTACTATGACCACACCACTGGTTTCTATTACGACTCg GTCAGCCAGCTGTACTATGATGGCAACACAGGCATTTACTACTACTATGACGCAGAAAGTGGACGCTATCAGTTTCATTCCAAAATTGAGGTTTCTGCTATGCAGACCGGAGACCAAGATGATTGTACAACTCAAAAGAAAGGCAGATGGTACAGGAGAGGTGTGAAGAAATCTTCACACTTTGATAAG GTGCAGGAGTTGACTAACTCCTTTGCTAACATGAAGATTTTCTCAAGGTGGAACACTGCTTGTAACAGAG AGCTATGGCCACCCTGTGTGAGAGTCACCGTAGTCCGCTCTCCAGTGCTGCAGGTTGGCACGTTGTTTATCATCACAGCTGATTCTGCGGCCACCATTGGAAG AGAGAAAGACATGGACCATGCAATTCGCATACCAGAAATGGGAGTTAGCAAG TTCCATGCCGAGGTGTACtttgaccagcagcagcagagtTACATGCTTGTGGATCAGGGGAGTCAGAACGGAACGGTTATCAACGGCAATAGAATCTTGCAG CCCAAAACCAAGTGTGAGCCCCACCCACTAACGCATGGCGACGAGGTAAAGATGGGGGACACGGTGCTGTCTTTCCATATCCATGCAGGGACCGACACGTGTGATGGCTGTGAGCCCGGCCAGGTGATGGCTCACCTCAGCAAGCACAAGAGAGAGGATACGCCAG GGCCAACTGCAACCAAAGAGGATAAAGAAGCGCAAAGACAGAAGGAGCTCAAGTCAATGAAAGCCAAATATGGCCTCCAG AGTAATGAGTTTGAAGAAGGCAAAGCCCTGAGAAACCCTAAGTACAAGGACCGAGCTGAATCTCGACGGCAGACTGTGGGCAGTGAGGGTCTTTTCCAGCAAGATGATGCCCCTGCTTCTGTTCATGT GGAGATCAGCGAAGTCAATAAAGGAAGGAAGATGCTGGAAAAGATGGGCTGGAAGAAAGGAGAAGGATTGGGTAAAGAGGGAACTGGGATGAAGGATCCG ATTCAACTTAAAATCCGGAAGGCCCAGTCAGGTCTGGGAGCGTCTGGCACCATGTCTCTAGACGACGCCTCGCTGACCAGGTCAAAATCCCAAAAGAACTGGGAGAAAGCTCGTGAGAGATTTGCCGACTCGTGCCAAGGGGACACGCCATCGTCCAAAACGCAGTGTGCGTCCCCCAAAGCCTGGATCAAAGCGGAGCCCGAGGCAGCGGACCCTCATCCTGGGGTTGATCCAGAGACCCAAAGTTAA